A region of Saccopteryx leptura isolate mSacLep1 chromosome X, mSacLep1_pri_phased_curated, whole genome shotgun sequence DNA encodes the following proteins:
- the LOC136385981 gene encoding small ribosomal subunit protein uS10-like, whose amino-acid sequence MSSLESHSKDFGFSLRAGKLLESFEDTRTFKYGKTPVQPEVAIHRIRITLTSCNKKTLGKACSDSIRGTKEKNPKMRGAVWMPAKTLRVTERRTPCGEGSKAWDHFYKRVHKRLIDLSCPSEIVKQITSIGILPGFEAEVTIADALNHFFFDKLTIRRLKK is encoded by the exons ATGTCGAGTCTTGAGAGCCACTCGAAGGACTTTGGCTTTTCTCTGAGAGCTGGGAAGCTGTTAGAGAGTTTTGAGGATA CCAGGACTTTTAAATACGGAAAGACACCCGTGCAACCAGAGGTAGCCATTCACAGAATTAGAATTACTCTAACCAGCTGCAACAAAAAGACTTTGGGGAAGGCCTGTTCTGATTCGATCAgaggcacaaaggaaaagaatcCCAAAATGAGAGGAGCAGTTTGGATGCCTGCCAAAACTCTGAGAGTCACTGAGAGAAGAACTCCCTGTGGGGAAGGTTCTAAGGCTTGGGATCATTTTTACAAGAGGGTCCACAAGCGACTCATTGACTTGAGCTGCCCTTCTGAGATTGTTAAGCAGATCACTTCCATCGGTATTTTGCCAGGATTCGAGGCTGAAGTTACCATTGCAGAtgctttaaatcattttttttttgataaattgaCTATCAGACGTTTAAAAAAATGA